The genomic region GTCAATGCACTCAATCAAGAATTAGCCACCTTAGAAGTAGTGCCACCAAGCACCAATAACCACTTGCAATTGAGTTTAGACAAACGCTTGCAAAAAGAAGCGGACAAGCTCTTTGAAAATAAGAGAGGGGCTATTTTAGTGATGAACGCAGAAAATGGGGAATTGCTCGTTGCAGGAAGTTACCCTGAATACAATTTGAACGATTTTGTAGGCGGGATCAGTCAAGACAAATGGCAAAAACTTCAAGATGATATTTATAACCCCTTATTAAACCGCTTCGCTAACGCTTTGTATCCGCCGGGATCTGTGGTTAAAATGGGCGTGGGCTTGAGCTTTTTAGAAAACCTTCATATCACAGAAAACACCACCATACCCACCCCCCTTTTATTGAAGTGGGTAAGCGCAAATTTAGGGATTGGAAAAAAACAGGGCATGGCAATTCCAATTTGTATAAAGCCATTAGGGAGTCCGTGGATGTGTATTTTTATAAGTTTGGGCTTGAAATCTCTATAGAAAAACTCTCTAAAACCTTAAGGGAAGTGGGCTTTGGGGAAAAAACGGGCGTTGATTTGCCGAATGAATTTGTGGGGATTGTGCCGGATAATTTGTGGAAACTCAAACGCTTCAATCAAGATTGGCGCGTTGGGGACACGCTCATTACCGCTATTGGGCAAGGCTCTTTTTTAGCCACGCCCTTACAAGTGCTAGCCTACACGGGACTCATTGCGACAGGCAAACTGGCGACGCCTCATTTTGCTATCCATAACCAACAGCCGCTCAAAGACCCCCTGAATAGTTTTCAAAAAAAGAAGCTCCAAGCCTTGCGCGTGGGCATGTATGAAGTGTGTAACCATAAAGACGGCACCGCTTATCATTCCACAAGGGGTTCTAAGGTTACTTTAGCGTGTAAAACCGGCACCGCACAAGTCGTAGAAATCGCTCAAAACATCGTCAATCGCATGAAAGAAAAGGATATGGAATATTTCCATCGATCCCATGCGTGGATTACCGCATTCTTGCCCTATGAAAAACCCAAATACGCTATCACTATTTTAGTAGAACATGGGGAAGGGGGGTCAAAACTAGGGGCTTGTTAGTGAAAATGAGCAACAAACTCTATGAGCTTGGCTATCTTTAATAAAATTCTAAATCTTTTCAAAAACGCAACCTTTTAAACGCTAAAGACCATTAGCCAACTTGTTTCCAAACTTGTTTCAGCGCTCTATAACTCAGTCTAACGGGTGGTTTAAAACTGGTCTTTATTAAAGAACACTCTAAAAGCGTAACTTCAATGAGTTTTAGGCTTGCTGTATGTTTGGCTTTGTTTTAATCGCATATTGACAGCTGAAGTCTTGTTTAATGTTTTTAAAAAATGGGGTTTTAGTTGTTTTGCTTCATCGTTTTAGATTTTATCATGATTTTCTTAAAGGGATAGAGAGGGTTATTTTGCGCCATTTCCCCCCTTAAGAAATAACGCTTTTAAGAAATTGCCGCTTGATTAGTGCAAGCTCTTTTCGTTTTATTTTAAAAAGACTTTTAGCGTTTTGAATGCTCAATGAGAAAAGAGCTTTTTATTAGTGCCTAAAAAAACCCCCTTTCATCATAAAGATGGATTTTATCCAGATGGCTTAAAAAGCCGGGATAATCGCCCCTTTATAGGTATCCAAAATGAATTTCCTGGTCTTTTCACTCTGCAAAGCTTCAATCAACGCTTTTATGGCTTCATCTTGCGCGTTATCCTCACGAGCGGCTATTAGATTGGCATAAGGCGAGTCCTTGTCTTCTGAAAATAAGGCTCCGGTGAGTTTCGCTTGCAAGGCATAATTCCCTGTTATGATGGCCCCATCCACATCCCCTAAAACCTTAGGCAATAGTGCGGCTTCTAAAGGCTTGATTTTGATATTGTAAGGATTTTTGACAATATCAAACTCCGTAGCGTATAGATTGCTTGGGTCTTTGAGGGCGATAAGGCCTTGTTTATGGAGTAAAATCAACGCCCTGCCTTGATTGGCCGGATCATTTGGCACGGCAATCACTGAGCCTTTTTTAAGGTTTTTAATGTCTGTGATTTTTTGAGAATAAAATCTTAAAGGCTCCACATGGATATTGGCCAAACCAACAAGGTGCATTTTTCTGTCCAAATTAAACCGATCCAAATAAGGGCGGTGCTGGAAGTAATTCGCATCCAAAGAGCCGTCATTGAGCGCTAAATTAGGCAACACATAATCCGTAAAAGACACGATCACTAATTTGATCCCTTTCTCTTTCAAATCGTCCACGACTGATTGCAAGATTTGCGCATGCGGCACAGGGTTAGCGCCCACTTTAAGCTCACGAGTGATTTTGTGGTCTTCTTTTTTTTCTTTGTGGTGTTTGGCGTCTAAGAGATTAAAAAAACCTAAAACAATAGCGGTTATGCAAATAATACGCTTGAATATATTCATAAAAACCCCTTTATTAAAAAAAATTAATTCAAAAATGATAAAAAGATAAAACGATACGAAAATTCTAGAAACTGGCAAAGAATAGAAAGAAAAGGATTCAACCAAGAAAAACGAAGTTTCTCTTGATCAAACAGCGAATTGAACCATTAAAGCTTAATGGAATTTTCTTTAAGATACTCTGCAACGCCTTGGTGGGTAGCTTTCATCCCTTTATCGCCTTTTCTCCAGCCTGCTGGGCACACTTCACCATGTTCTTCAAAGTGTAAGAGAGCGTCTACCATGCGAAGCATTTCATCGGCATTCCTACCCAATGGCAAGTCATTGATCACTGCGTGTCTTACTTTCATGTTTTTGTCAATCAGAAAAGCCCCTCTCAAAGCGATCGCTTCTTCAAACAGCACATCATAGTCTCTAGAAATGCTCTTAGTAATATCAGCCACCATAGGGAAAGTTACTTGACCAATACCGCCTTTTTCTACAGGGGTGTTTTTCCATGCAAAATGCACTTGTTCGCTGTCAATAGACACGCCAATCACATTAAAGCCTTTTTCTTGGAAGTCTTTCACTCTTTTGTCAAACGCAATGATTTCTGTAGGGCATACAAAAGTAAAATCTTTTGGCCAAAAGAAAAGAATCGCACCGTTCTTACCTAAATTTTTAGAAAGCTCAAAGTGTTCATCAACCTCATTGTTTCCTAAAACGGCAGGCGCTTTAAAATCGGGGGCAAGTTTTGTAACTAACATATACAACTCCTTAAGTGTTTTAAAATTTTGTTGGATCAAAATTAAACCTGAACAGATTTAATTTTATTATGCTTTCCACTCAGTCAGCGGAAACATGGTGGAGTATATTCTTAAAAAGTTAATGAAAAAATATTTCCTTTTAAATTTTAAGATTTTGTGAAAAAAAGTTTCATTTTTACTGCTTGTATTTCCTTGAATAGTGTTATAATCGCTTCATAAATCATACGAAAGGAATTGTCATGCTAATCGCTCGTTTTAAAAAAGCTTTAATCTCCTATTCTTTAGGCGTGCTTGTTGTTTCATCATTATGGTTGAATGTGGCTAACGCTTCAGTGCAAGAAGTCAAAGTCAAAGATTATTTTGGGGATCAAGCCATCAAGCTTCCTGTTTCTAAAATAATCTACTTGGGTAGTTTTGCAGAA from Helicobacter pylori harbors:
- a CDS encoding ABC transporter substrate-binding protein, whose product is MNIFKRIICITAIVLGFFNLLDAKHHKEKKEDHKITRELKVGANPVPHAQILQSVVDDLKEKGIKLVIVSFTDYVLPNLALNDGSLDANYFQHRPYLDRFNLDRKMHLVGLANIHVEPLRFYSQKITDIKNLKKGSVIAVPNDPANQGRALILLHKQGLIALKDPSNLYATEFDIVKNPYNIKIKPLEAALLPKVLGDVDGAIITGNYALQAKLTGALFSEDKDSPYANLIAAREDNAQDEAIKALIEALQSEKTRKFILDTYKGAIIPAF
- a CDS encoding peroxiredoxin — protein: MLVTKLAPDFKAPAVLGNNEVDEHFELSKNLGKNGAILFFWPKDFTFVCPTEIIAFDKRVKDFQEKGFNVIGVSIDSEQVHFAWKNTPVEKGGIGQVTFPMVADITKSISRDYDVLFEEAIALRGAFLIDKNMKVRHAVINDLPLGRNADEMLRMVDALLHFEEHGEVCPAGWRKGDKGMKATHQGVAEYLKENSIKL